A genomic window from Martelella lutilitoris includes:
- a CDS encoding SH3 domain-containing protein — translation MRRIVSLVLSLLVVLAVVMPVSPVQAQSERRGASGAPLPRFAIIKPDRARMRVGPGFNYATKWIYKRPGLPVEIIEEYAVWRQVRDADGTEGWMHVSVLSSVRNAMVAPWLRGNSAEETYLDVKASGNDSARDVARLEPGVIVHLSECDGTWCELEVKGVSGYMHQNDLWGVYPNEVFR, via the coding sequence ATGCGTCGCATCGTCAGTCTGGTTCTCAGTTTGCTTGTCGTCCTCGCCGTCGTCATGCCGGTTTCTCCGGTCCAGGCGCAAAGCGAACGGCGCGGAGCCTCCGGCGCGCCCCTGCCACGCTTTGCCATCATCAAGCCGGATCGCGCCCGCATGCGCGTCGGCCCCGGCTTCAACTACGCCACCAAATGGATCTACAAGCGCCCCGGCCTGCCGGTGGAGATCATCGAGGAATATGCCGTCTGGCGCCAGGTGCGCGATGCCGACGGCACGGAGGGCTGGATGCATGTCTCGGTGCTGTCATCCGTGCGCAACGCCATGGTCGCCCCCTGGCTGCGCGGCAACAGCGCCGAGGAAACCTATCTCGACGTCAAGGCCAGCGGCAATGATTCCGCCCGTGATGTTGCGAGGCTTGAACCGGGCGTGATCGTCCACCTTTCCGAATGCGACGGCACCTGGTGCGAGCTGGAGGTCAAGGGCGTTTCCGGCTACATGCACCAGAACGATCTCTGGGGCGTCTATCCCAACGAAGTGTTCCGATAG
- a CDS encoding 2-hydroxyacid dehydrogenase, with the protein MTHPKKPDVFVTRKLPAPVEARMQELFSVTLNRDDRPLSRDELADAMARADVLVPTLTDRIDKDLIEKAGPRLKLIASFSNGVDNVDVNAAARKGITVTNTPNVLTEDTADMTMALVLAVPRRLAEGARFLSQAEPSEWQGWSPTWMLGRRIWGKRIGIVGMGRIGTAVGRRAKAFGLSVNYHNRGRISPETEAELEATYWDSLDQMLARVDIVSVNCPSTPATYHLISARRLQLMRPEAYIVNTARGDVIDEEALIKCLEEDRIAGAGLDVFENEPDVNPRLLDLARKGKAVLLPHMGSATLESRIDMGDKVIINIRTFFDGHRPPNRVLPGRD; encoded by the coding sequence ATGACCCACCCGAAGAAACCCGATGTCTTTGTCACGCGGAAACTGCCCGCGCCCGTGGAGGCGCGCATGCAGGAACTGTTCTCGGTCACGCTGAACCGCGACGACCGGCCGCTTTCGCGCGACGAGCTGGCCGATGCCATGGCCCGGGCCGACGTCCTGGTGCCGACGCTGACGGACCGGATCGACAAGGACCTGATCGAGAAGGCAGGCCCCCGGCTGAAGCTGATCGCGAGCTTTTCCAACGGCGTCGACAATGTCGACGTCAATGCGGCGGCCAGGAAGGGCATCACCGTCACCAACACGCCGAACGTGCTGACCGAGGACACCGCCGACATGACCATGGCGCTGGTGCTCGCCGTGCCGCGCCGGCTGGCGGAAGGCGCGCGCTTTCTCTCGCAAGCCGAGCCGAGCGAATGGCAGGGCTGGAGCCCCACCTGGATGCTGGGGCGGCGCATCTGGGGAAAGCGCATCGGCATTGTCGGCATGGGCCGCATCGGCACGGCGGTCGGTCGGCGCGCCAAGGCCTTTGGCCTCTCGGTGAACTATCACAATCGCGGCCGCATCAGCCCGGAAACGGAAGCGGAGCTCGAGGCAACCTATTGGGACAGTCTCGACCAGATGCTCGCCCGCGTCGATATCGTCTCGGTCAACTGCCCGTCGACGCCCGCCACCTATCACCTGATCTCGGCCCGCCGCCTGCAGCTCATGCGGCCGGAGGCCTATATCGTCAACACCGCGCGCGGCGACGTGATCGACGAGGAGGCGTTGATCAAATGCCTTGAGGAAGACCGGATCGCCGGCGCCGGACTGGACGTGTTCGAGAACGAACCGGACGTCAATCCGCGCCTTCTCGACCTGGCAAGGAAGGGCAAGGCCGTGCTCCTGCCGCATATGGGTTCGGCCACGCTCGAAAGCCGGATCGACATGGGCGACAAGGTGATCATCAACATCCGCACCTTCTTCGACGGCCACCGCCCGCCGAACCGGGTGCTGCCTGGGCGGGATTGA
- a CDS encoding glycerophosphodiester phosphodiesterase, whose translation MTTPVAIIRNGHRTALKWHRGRRFPHDTAFSRARIAEGLKAGASSEIDLLLTADGALAVLHDELLEQSTTGVGPVAKASADQVRAACLLDPDGRDTGESVMLFEDLARLVREAGADEAAVLQLDLKESLSAFSPDSIARFAETARPVARHMILSGGDAAAVKRLSDAVPGLATGYDPCLDGAMEQVMANGRYAEFVAEALQTAPDARMFYLHYELVLAAADAGFDMIAAFHAAGKTVDAWTITGSDAVSLALAERLLALKADQITTDDADGLFAALK comes from the coding sequence ATGACTACACCCGTCGCCATCATCCGCAACGGCCACCGCACGGCCCTGAAGTGGCATCGCGGCCGGCGCTTTCCTCACGACACCGCATTTTCGCGCGCACGCATCGCCGAGGGCCTGAAGGCCGGCGCCAGCAGCGAGATCGACCTGCTACTGACCGCCGACGGCGCGCTCGCGGTGCTGCATGATGAATTGCTGGAACAGTCGACGACCGGGGTCGGGCCGGTCGCAAAGGCTAGCGCCGATCAGGTCCGCGCCGCCTGCCTTCTTGACCCGGACGGGCGCGATACCGGTGAAAGCGTGATGCTGTTCGAAGACCTGGCGCGGCTGGTGCGCGAGGCCGGGGCGGATGAGGCGGCGGTCCTGCAGCTCGATCTCAAGGAAAGTCTTTCCGCCTTTTCGCCGGACAGCATTGCCCGCTTTGCCGAAACCGCCCGCCCGGTTGCACGCCACATGATCCTGTCGGGCGGCGATGCGGCTGCGGTGAAGCGCCTTTCCGATGCCGTTCCCGGCCTTGCCACCGGTTATGATCCTTGCCTTGACGGGGCGATGGAGCAGGTGATGGCAAACGGGCGCTATGCCGAGTTCGTCGCCGAAGCGCTTCAGACCGCGCCTGACGCGCGGATGTTCTATCTGCACTACGAACTGGTTCTTGCGGCGGCGGACGCCGGTTTCGACATGATCGCAGCTTTTCACGCCGCCGGAAAGACGGTCGATGCCTGGACCATCACGGGCAGCGACGCGGTAAGCCTTGCCCTGGCCGAACGGCTTCTGGCGCTGAAGGCCGACCAGATCACCACCGATGATGCCGATGGGCTTTTTGCTGCACTCAAATGA
- a CDS encoding polyprenyl synthetase family protein, translating to MTAHLFTDRLEDARTRVEACLEGLLGSDPLEGETARPPTLVAAIRHGVLNGGKRFRPFLVIESTRLFDGPEQAALRVGAALECIHCYSLIHDDLPAMDDDDLRRGRPTVHKAYDEASAILAGDSLLTLAFDIIADDETALSPEARLRLIAALSRAAGIGGMAGGQALDLAAEKSPPDEDGIITLQAMKTGALIRFGAEAGALIAGAGEDERRRLHRYGAVIGLAFQLADDLLDLTADAETMGKATGKDAGRGKGTLVALHGPEWAERRLGELVAEAESLLSPFGAKAETLVEAAHFVARRKN from the coding sequence ATGACCGCACACTTGTTCACCGACCGTCTTGAAGATGCCCGTACCCGCGTCGAAGCCTGCCTCGAAGGGCTTCTCGGCTCCGATCCGCTTGAGGGCGAGACCGCGCGACCGCCGACGCTGGTGGCGGCGATCCGCCACGGCGTGCTCAATGGCGGCAAGCGCTTCCGCCCGTTTCTGGTGATCGAAAGCACGCGGCTCTTTGATGGTCCGGAGCAGGCCGCGCTCAGGGTCGGCGCGGCGCTGGAATGCATCCATTGCTATTCGCTGATCCATGACGATCTGCCGGCCATGGATGACGACGATCTTCGGCGCGGTCGGCCGACCGTGCACAAGGCCTATGACGAGGCAAGCGCGATCCTCGCCGGCGACAGCCTGTTGACGCTCGCCTTCGATATCATCGCCGATGATGAGACCGCGCTTTCCCCCGAGGCCCGGCTGAGGCTCATCGCCGCCCTTTCCCGTGCGGCCGGCATCGGCGGCATGGCCGGCGGTCAGGCGCTGGATCTCGCGGCGGAGAAATCACCGCCCGACGAGGATGGCATCATCACGCTGCAGGCGATGAAGACCGGCGCGTTGATCCGCTTCGGCGCGGAAGCGGGCGCGTTGATCGCCGGCGCGGGCGAGGACGAGCGCAGGAGGCTTCACCGCTATGGCGCGGTGATCGGCCTCGCCTTCCAGCTTGCCGATGATCTGCTTGACCTGACGGCGGACGCCGAGACCATGGGCAAGGCGACCGGCAAGGATGCCGGGCGCGGCAAGGGTACGCTGGTGGCGCTTCACGGGCCGGAATGGGCGGAAAGGCGGCTTGGTGAACTTGTGGCAGAAGCCGAGAGCCTGCTCTCGCCCTTCGGCGCGAAGGCCGAGACGCTGGTGGAGGCGGCTCATTTCGTCGCCAGACGGAAGAACTGA
- a CDS encoding biosynthetic peptidoglycan transglycosylase: MGETPDLDEAKAPRRGLFRRWFRITLLALAVLLLLPYLFLPLYRPAFVHPVSTLMMTRALTGYDRQWVAFDDIAPVLVQSVLMSEDGQFCNHYGVDWREYKAVIEDALSGEKTRGASTIPMQTVKNLFLWNGRSYMRKVLELPLAVAADAFWSKERMMEIYLNIAQWGPETFGIEAAAREQFGVPASALSRRQAALLAVSLPNPTGRQAAAPSAHMNRLADRVERLAARSGAYISCLYD; encoded by the coding sequence ATGGGCGAGACGCCGGACTTGGACGAGGCCAAGGCACCGCGAAGGGGTCTTTTCCGCCGTTGGTTTCGCATCACCCTGCTCGCACTTGCCGTCCTGCTGCTGCTGCCCTATCTGTTCCTGCCGCTTTACCGTCCGGCCTTCGTCCATCCGGTGTCGACGCTGATGATGACGCGGGCACTGACCGGCTATGACCGGCAATGGGTCGCCTTCGATGACATCGCCCCGGTTCTGGTGCAATCCGTGCTGATGTCGGAGGACGGGCAGTTCTGCAATCACTACGGCGTCGATTGGCGTGAATACAAGGCCGTGATCGAGGATGCGCTTTCCGGCGAGAAGACGCGCGGCGCCAGCACCATTCCCATGCAGACGGTGAAGAACCTGTTCCTCTGGAACGGCCGCTCCTATATGCGCAAGGTCCTGGAACTGCCGCTGGCCGTTGCCGCCGACGCCTTCTGGTCGAAGGAGCGGATGATGGAGATCTATCTCAACATCGCCCAGTGGGGACCGGAGACCTTCGGCATCGAGGCGGCCGCGCGCGAGCAGTTCGGCGTGCCCGCCTCCGCCCTCTCGCGCCGCCAGGCAGCGCTTCTCGCCGTTTCGCTGCCGAACCCGACAGGCCGGCAGGCCGCAGCCCCGAGCGCCCATATGAACAGGCTTGCCGACCGGGTGGAACGGCTGGCCGCGCGATCCGGCGCCTATATCAGCTGTCTTTATGACTGA